The Macaca thibetana thibetana isolate TM-01 chromosome 5, ASM2454274v1, whole genome shotgun sequence genomic sequence gagtCATCAAACATTCATGGCTATACAGAAAATGATAACCAGAgctccttttgtttttgtttttgtttttgtttttgttttgagatgcagtctcactctgtcatctaggctggagtgctgtggcacaattttggctcactgcaacctccacctcccgggttcaagcgaatctcctatctcagcctcccaagtagctgggattacaggcacctgccaccatgcccagctaattgttgtatttttagtagagatgaagtttcaccatgttggccaggctggtcttgaactcctgacctcaagtgatctggccgcctcagcctcccaaagcctgggattacaggttgactGCAGGACTGGAAGCAATTGTGATAGCCAGGGTGTGTGCATTTGTTTATTTAGGGGAGGCAGTCCTTATTTCTGCCCCAGGCACTGCCAAGAGCAAGAGCAAATATTCACCCTGGGCATCTGGAGGCATGCCTGTGCTGAGGAAGGAAGGTAGGTAGAGACTGAGAGCAACTCCTTCTCCTGCTGCTGTGACTCACCCTGTGACTTACAGCATCTTTGCACTGTGCCTTGGGGAATtgcagggagagaagagggaggttgCCCACTTGGGCTGCTTGTAGAGCTCCACAGACACTGGTGCCAGAGGGTTTCTCCACCCCTTTCATTGACAtcatgcatgtaaagtgcttggcacaggACCAGGCACATACAAAGTGCTCAAGAAATGGTGACCATCTTGTATATTGACATCTATTTCACAGAAAGAGTCTAAAAAGACAGTGGCAAGATCAGCACAATCAAAGTACGCTTCAAGAGTTAAGGAGCTGCACCTCAACCAGAAAAACACTAAAACCCTGGAGATAAATGGCAAATAACCCACATAAATAATTCACAAACAAGGAAATACAAGTGTGACTTCTATAGTAAGGaacaagttaaattaaaaaaaaaaaaaattaatggggctaggcatggtgactcatacctataaccccagcactttgggaagccaaagcgggACAATcacaatcacttgaggccaggagttcaagaccagcctgagaaacatagtgagaacccctAACCTATTTAAAAAacgtttttttttaattagccaggcatgatggtgtgcacccatagtcccagctactcaggaggctgaagtgggaggttaacttgagcccaggagttcgaggctgcagtgagctatgatggcaccactatactccaatctgggtgacagagcaagaccctgtctctaaaaaaaataaaaataaaaataaaaataaaatggtcaaAATGGCAAATGTTACAATAtgttataacatatataaatgttatatatgtatgtatttttccacaaaaaaaattaatgagccAATATATAAGAAAAGATTACAACCCAGATCCAATTACAGGAATTGCCTGACAACCAGAGAAGGGCAGTGTAGCTGAAAAATATGTAGAGATAGTCAAACACATTCATTATCAAAGAAGTACaaacaagataataaatattactttatacCTATCAGCTTAGAAAACTGGATAATTCCAAGTGttagaaaattctttctttaacttGCTTGGAATCTTCTTTACCCATACCTAGCTCTTACACAGGCTACGTAGCCATAAGGGAATGTTCAGGCCCTGCAGGTAGGAGTGGAGACTGCAGTCATTGAAGAGAGTGGTCAGCAAGACTCTGTAACAGTGAGAATATGCACACCCTGAGCTTTACTTCTAGATTCATGTCTGAAAAATGTTCTCTCATGGGTCCATAGAGGAGCATGAGGTGGTGGGAACTTGGAGGCATTGTGCACAGCTATGTAGCAGTTAGAAGCAGCAGACTAGATGAATACAGCAACATGGGTGGACCTTAAAAGCAAAGAGCTGAGTTGAGaatgttttaagaataaaatatataaaacagtgctatttacattaaaaagatatattcacccaaaataatgaacattttgcAAGAATggacagaaataaaacattaaacacTCAGAATGGTTGTGATGGGCAGAGGGGAAGGAGTGGAGAATGTGGACAAGAGCGAGTGATTAAAGCTATGTACCTACAAAGCGAAAGGAATGGTAAAAGATGGGAGTTGGTCTAGATGATAGCATATGAACTTGATTGAAAAAACACTGCAAGTCTGGCcgcagtggcttacgcttgtaatcctaacactttgggaggccgatgagggcagattgcttgagctcaggagttcgagaccagcctgggcaacatggcaaaaccccattgtcgctatagtcctagctactaggggagctgagacaagaggattgcttgaacctgggaggtagagtctgcagtgagccaagatcacgcccttgcactccagcccaggtgacaaatgagaccctgtccaaaaaacaaacaaaaaaaacactgcagaacctactatgtacccacagcaattaaaatattttaaaattttttaataaataaattccaaaaaataCTACAgaactaataaaaatagttatGTCAATCATGTCGATAGTTGCACCATAAATTATGTGCACACCACTtataaatgtgtaaaaaaaaaagcctccagaCTGAAAGTAAACTATgtcaaataataaaaagcagtCCACAGTCTAAAAATGCATACAGAAGTTCGTGTACATAGGTTCTCTGAGTGTGATGCTCGATGTCTAAATACTGTGTGCTATAGGGAAAATCTCTTTCCTCACCCGGGAGACAATGTTCAGCTGGGTGTTAAGACCAGTCAGGTGACGAGAGTGAACAGCATTCTAGGTACAGTAAACCACATAGAGGCATGGAGGTAGGGAAGGAAATGTGGCCTCAGCAGGGATTCAACCTGACGACAAATTTGCTGCCTGCGCCAGTCAGTGAATCACTCCCACTCTCCAACTAGAATTCTTCTGCTGTCTAAGTCCATCAGTGTTCCCAGTGAGAAAGCACTCTTGGAAATTTATCATTGCTTTGGGCTGCCTCCGGTACAGAACACACATTGTGTTACAAGTGAAGAGACCTCCCTGTTCACTTCTGGAGAAAACAAATGGGTGATTTTCGGATGATCTCAGTTAGCTCACCATATAACTTTCCTTACAGAGCCTGTTGTTTTGTCCAAAATCAAAACTGCACATCCACAGAGCAGAGATCTCAAAGATTATGCGAGAATGTCAGGAAGAAAGTTTCTGGAAGAGAGGTAATTGTACTTAACATTGTATTTGTGGCAGTAAACTGCCTAAATATTCATATTAGAATTGTGGTAATGACTTACGTTTCAGCAGAGACTTTGCATAAATATCTGATGAACTCTGATATTCAGGGATGTTTAGAGTTTAAATCCAAGTTCAGACCTTTTTTAAGGCAGAGATAATATCTGATTAAGGAGCACTTTACCTCACTTAGCAAAAAATGATGCACACGTAATTCTTCCCTTTACCAAGAATATGTGACCGAGAATGTGTACCAAGACAATTATTTAGAATTTGTTTATTCCCAAAGAGTAGACCTTCCTACATTCTGCTGGACTCTAAGTTTCACAGGGTTCAGAAATAATGTCAAGTTCATCTGGACCTTCATTCTATAGCCTAGCACAGTGCCCTGTTCATAGAAATACCTAATCGATATttctcaaatgaatgaaaaatggcCACGTTCCATTAATACTTCTCTTACACTGTCTCTGAAATAACATTTTCAGCTGAGTCACTTCCTCTTTCTGAGCCTGCCTCACATAAGACAATCAGGCTGTGCATTAAGGTCtcttccaattaaaaaaatgtgtaattcaGTATTTGAAAATGGCATAGTAGAACCTGTAGATACAGTCTTGATATTTTGCAACATTGCTGATGTGTGGATAATGTATACTTTGAAATACTCATTTTGATTTCTTAAGTCATTCAAATTTAGTATCACCTGTTTGGGAAATAACACTAGAAGCTGATATTCATTATACATTATAGGATTACTGACTGTGCTTCTAGAAATTCATGTGTTTTCTGACAACCTATGAGTTGTCAGAAAATTTAATTGGGCCCTAGTAGACTAACACTTCAGTATGACCCATTTGCCCACTATAGGGTAGCTATGAGTGGAAAAATTGGTTGCTATTTGATCTGTCTTGGTTGAACTAGAAAGAGCTACATGTTTATCACTACTCTCTGCTTTTGAAAGAAGTTATTTGACACATATTGATGGACAGAACTAGAAACTGCCTTTCCCAgactaaattttctgttttaaaattatagctaAACATTACACGTTTAACATGAACATAGTCATCTTGTGATCTTTAATTTGGATCTTCAGGCAAATACAAATTGTAAGACAAAatgtcatgaaaaagaaaaagaaagacaaggaacTGTCCTAGACTAAATCAAATAGGAGAATATGTGTAATGTATGATCCCTGAATTTCTGAGTTGGAAAAAGCCCACAGCTATTGGGCCAGTTGGAGAGATTTGAATAACGATTGTGTATAagttaatataatttttcttgaGTACGAGTGTTcaagaaatataaatgttttgaCCATGCTAATGGTGGTGTAATTACGTAGGGAAACATTCTAGTTTTTAGAAGACACCTGCTGAAGTATTTAGTGACAGAGTCATAATGTTTGCAAATCTCAAATGGCtcagacaaaaaaggaaaaattagataAAGCAAACTTGGCAAAATGTTCACAATTAATGAATCTAGATGAAAGGTATGTAGGAGTTTATTATATTGCTTTTTAACATTTGTGTAGgattgaaaatttcaaaatacacacaTAGCTAAAGGCAACTCCCAAATTCAACAGGTAAATGTACATATACCCTAATATGCCTTTATTATATGTAGTGCTTAGAATCTTGTGCATGATGGCATTCAGTACAAGTGGATGTTAGACATGAAGTAGAATAGGGTTCAAATTAATGCTGTGCCTCGGGGTAAGTGACTGGGGAAGATTCCAAGAAAATTCTCCATActgcacttaataaatatttgttgaataagtaaaataacaaatgaacaaaaattcaCTGCCAAGGAAGGTAAGAGAAAAAACTCAGAATAATTCTCCCTAACTTCTCGGTGAggtgccaatttttaaaataccaatattgaaggacatttttgcTTTACAGCTCTGCCTTTTTCTCTTGTAAGCATGCTTGTCACCCAGGGACTAGTCTACCAAGGTAAGAttctatatttgttaaataatctAATTTCAGAGAGCCCAGTTTTCTGTGACCCTCCTGGAAGCTTTTTGGctcttgacatttattttttggtgAAGGATGTTTTTCCACAGACTTCTGTCTATTTTCAGCCTAAGTCCCTATCTCCCCAGAAagcatcctaatccccagaattAGTGAATATATtaggttacatggcaaaaggaaattaaagttgcagatggaattaaggttgttAATCacctgaccttaaaatagggagagtATCCTGGGTGATACAAGTGGGCCCAGTGCAATTGAAAGGGTCCTTAAAAGTGAAAGGCAGGATCTGAAGGTAGAATCAGAGAGGTGGCAATGTGAGGCGTCAGCTCAACATTGTTAgccttgaagatggaggaagggaccaTTAGTggaggaatgtgggcagcctcaaGAAGCTAGAAAGGTAAGAAACCCTCGAGCCTTCAGATAGGAATGCAGCCCATTTAAGGAACACAGTTAAAACCTTGGTTTTCATCCAGCGAGACCCATTCTGACCtcaagaactgtaagataataaatttgcttCATTTACAGGAACAACAGAGAAGCAATCCTGTGCCTTTCTCTGTGCCGGAGTCCAGTGTCTCCCAGGGCCTCTGTATATGGTTAGACAGATGGTTCCCTGCACAAATAAGGATGTTCCACGGAGAAGGTGGGGGAAACTGAAATCCACCCTAAGCTGTGTCCACCATGCCATTTCTTTTGGCAAGAGGCTGCATCTGCCTGAGGAGGGCACCCTGTCTCCTCCATACAAGAGACCGTAAGGGCCAGCAGCTGCCTTGCATCTCCCCACATAACCTCTCCCTGCCTCttaacattttcctgttttcctctctGTTCTTCCTTCTTCATCTGCTCCCTGTCTCCACCTGACCAGAGAACCCAGAGACATTCCTTAGTCCACAGGTGGCAAGAAGGCACCTTATCCTGTTTAAGCCCATTTTATCAAACACTGTTGATTAACAggattttactttattcttattatttttttttaatgaggcaaggtcttgctatgttgcccaggctgtcctcaaactattgggctcaagcaatcctcgccTCTAgacctcctgagtacctgggattataggcacgtgccaccatgcctggcttctgaTTATCAGGATTTTATGGGGGtcttggggttttgttttgttggtttttttgtttatttgtttgtttttgagacagggtctcgccttCATCCACTGCAGTGATATAATAATGGCTccctgcagtctcaacttcctgggctcaagtgacgttcccatctcagcttcccaagtagctgggtctatagacacatgccgccacacccagctaatttttttttttttttaatttttgcagagacagtgtctcactatattgcccaggctggtctcaaactc encodes the following:
- the OCIAD2 gene encoding OCIA domain-containing protein 2 isoform X1, producing MASASTRGNQDKDTHLPPPSKQSLLFCPKSKLHIHRAEISKIMRECQEESFWKRALPFSLVSMLVTQGLVYQGTTEKQSCAFLCAGVQCLPGPLYMVRQMVPCTNKDVPRRRWGKLKSTLSCVHHAISFGKRLHLPEEGTLSPPYKRPLFGS